In a single window of the Centroberyx gerrardi isolate f3 chromosome 17, fCenGer3.hap1.cur.20231027, whole genome shotgun sequence genome:
- the LOC144542536 gene encoding thyrotropin receptor-like produces MLLSLLPVVSVNSYQRVSICLPMDTETTAGQVYVVSILMLNVLAFIVVCLCYFHIYCMVHNPQHQSSRCDASMAKRMAVLIFTNFLCLAPISFYGLSATLHRPLITVTDSKVLLVLFYPINSCAQPFFNAILTRAFHWDILMLLSRMGLCQRQAQLYRSQLIVPGDTK; encoded by the exons ATGTTACTGAGCCTCTTACCAGT AGTTAGTGTGAACAGTTACCAGAGGGTGAGCATCTGCTTACCTATGGATACTGAGACGACTGCTGGTCAAGTTTACGTGGTCTCTATCCTGATGCTCAACGTCTTGGCTTTCATAGTGGTATGCTTGTGCTACttccacatatactgtatggtgCACAATCCCCAGCACCAGTCGAGCAGATGTGATGCCAGCATGGCCAAACGCATGGCTGTTCTTATTTTCACCAACTTCTTATGTCTAGCACCCATCTCCTTCTATGGCTTGTCTGCAACTCTCCACCGACCACTAATCACTGTCACAGATTCAAAG GTGCTGCTGGTGCTCTTCTATCCTATCAATTCTTGCGCACAGCCATTTTTCAATGCTATACTCACAAGGGCATTTCACTGGGACATCCTGATGTTGCTGAGCCGGATGGGGCTATGCCAGCGCCAAGCACAGCTCTACCGAAGCCAACTT ATTGTACCCGGGGATACCAAGTAG